The sequence ttggttcaattaaaagtaatattGGTCATTGTGAAGCTGGTTCAGGTGTTGCATCATTAATCAAATGTTGTTTAATGTTTAAATATCAATGCTTTTTACCAAACATTCATTTCAAAAATCCAAatccattaattaaattcaatgaaTGGAATTTAAAAGTTGTAACATCACCAATTCCATTCAACaggaaaaatgaaaaaccaGTTTCAATGATGATTAATAACTTTGGTGTAACAGGTTCAAATTGTTGTTTACTTATTTCAGAGTTTAAAAAACAAGATTATGAGCCATATGAAAACAACtacaaaagtaataataaaaatatattaataccaTTCTCAGcaaattcatcaaattcattaaatcaataccaatcaaaatttaaaaatataattaataatcaattcaattttattgattttaccgcaaatcaaatttattcaaaatcaaattatctTTGTCAAAGATCAGTTATAGCTGCAAGTAATTCAAATGaactttttgaaaaaattttaaataaaaaacaaattcaaactaaaaattcaatcatttcGAATATGTCATTCAAAGGAAAGAACccaattacaatttttgttttttcaggTCAAGGATCACAATATCCTAAAATGGCTTtagaattatataataatgaagtAATCTTTAAGAagtcaattgatttaatcaattcaaaattatcaaaatactATGGTTATTCAGTTTTAGAAAAATTAAGGTCGATAGGAGATGATGATACCACTTCCATTCATGATCCAAATATTTCACAACCAGCAGTGTGTATGATTTCAGTATCACTATTTGAATTGTATTGCCATTGGGGAGTAAATCCATCATTTATTCTTGGTCATAGTCTTGGTGAAATTTCAGCATCATATTGTTCTGGAATGATAGACTTAGATACATTCTGTTATACAGTTTATCACAGATCAATAGCGCAAACTAAAACACACGGTAATGGTAGAATGTTATCAATCAATATCAGtgatgaagaatttaaatcaatgtaTTCTCAAAAGTATCCACAAATTGAAATAGCATGTTATAATTCACCTCAATCAATTGTTGTGGCAGGTAatgaatcaatattaaatgaaatttcaaaagaattaaaagaaaaagaaattttcaCTGCAATGTTAggttcattatcatcattccATACAAGTAGTCAGCAATGTACAAAAGATAGTGtattaaaactaaatattCAAAGCAATCAACCAAAAGTACCAATATTTTCAACAGTTacaacaaatttatttaatgaatcaaATCGATTTAATTCACAATATGTTTAcgataatattattaatccAGTTAGATTCACacaaacaatttcaaatatttataaacatatcgaatcaaatcaattaaataatgatattgtaTTCATTGAAATTGCACCACATCCaacattatcattttatattaaacaAATGGTACCATCAAGTTTAAATGAATCAGTTTCAGTTTATTCAGCACTtcacaagaaaaagaatgatGTCGAAGAGTTTCAACAAaccatttcaaatttatattgTCAAAATggatataatattaattttaaatgtcaatttaataataaaaaatcaaataaaaaaattgatttacctCTTTACCAATGGAGTGACGAAACATACTTCGCTCAAACTCAAACACTTGAACAACATAGAGAAGAAGGACCACCAATTGACCATCTTGGTATATCAAACTCTTTTATTTcaccatttaataattcatataAAACATTAATCGATATAAACAATAAACCATTCCAATATCTTAAAGGTCATATGGTTAAAGGTAAATACTACTTCCCAGGTTGTGGTTATATCGATAATATTATTCAactttataaaaatcaagatatttttattagttttatagaatttaaaacaccattaattttaattgaaggTATCAATCAATGTTTACAAACAAACATTCAACAAACTGGTAAAAGTGAATATCGTGCACAATTTCATTTCAAAgatcaaaaatcaaatcaatggACTCAATcgtcaaattcaaatttccAATTATTAGATCATGGTAATGATATACcatcaaattataatattgaagaaattattaaaaacaaatgtaATTTAAGCAAATTAACAAAGAATGAACTTTATACacatataaaatcaaaaactggTTTAAATTATACTGGAGTTTTTAAAGGTGTTACTGAATGTTATATAGGTGATAACTGTTCATTATCAGTTGTATCTTTAGAATCTCAAACAAactcatttttaaatataccaATATTAGATACATGTTTACATGGAATGttagtattaataaatgatcaATGTCAAATTGTATTTGATAAAACCattggatttaaatattattcatCAAACATACCAGCATAtttcaaagaaaataaagattgtttttatgtttattcccatttaaaatcaaagagTGCTGATTCATACCATGGATCTATAATTGTAATGTTATCAGATGGTTCAGTTTTATATGAAATTCAAGAAGTTGTttgtaaatcattaattcCAATCAAAGATTCacttaaaattgaatatccAAATGATGAATTATACAAAGTTCATTTACAATCAAAAGATTCTCAAATTCCAACACCATCAtatttcaaatcaattatttatgaAAATGATTCTTTCCATTCTATTGTAAATATTCCAGAAGatttattcaaatatatTTCAACATTGTTTTATAAAGATATTATAAAAAGATGTCCagaaattaatatcaataaaattaattctcatagtgttaatgaaattatttcaagtttcagtaaaatttcaaaacacGAAAGATTATTTAGATTTGTATTTGAAACAATAAAAGAGAATGGTATTCTTAATAGTTTGgaagaaaatgatgatgcTTATTTcgaatttaatgaattagttataaaatcatcaagaattatttcaaaattattatttccattagaaaatgataatgataatgaagatttaCCTCAatcattatttcaaaatgGTTTAATggataaattttataaatgcaacaattttaaaaagaaaaatcaaattatttcaCATGTTATAAAACATTCAATTAAAgagattattaataataatattataattagaATTTTAGAATTTGGAGGAGGTACTGCATCATTATCAGTTGAAGTTATTGGAGAAATCGTTACATTACTCCAAGAGAATCCAAATTATCAAGTTGAAATCGAATATACATGGAGTGATATTTCACCTGCATTCATAGCAGATGCAAagaataaaatcaataaaatcattaatgatGCTGCTATAACAAATGGATTAAATGTTATTTATCTTCCATTAACAATTGGTGAATCATTGATAGAaactcaatcaattaaaccaTCATATTATGATTTCGTTATAATGTCAAATGTTCTTCATGTTGTTAAAGATATCAAACAAGTGGTAGAACAAATGTATCAATTGTTAACACCAAATGGTCAATTGGTGTTTGTTGAACCACCTTATAAATCAAttctaattgattcaatagtTGGTTCATTTGATCAATGGTGGTCATTCACTGATACTGATATTAGAAAAGATAGATGTGGTATGTCTCAACAAAGTTggtatcaattattaaagacatgtaattttaaagacaTTGTAATGTCTAAAGAATGCATTTTCGGATCAGTAATACAGGCACAAAAACCaccaatttctttattgaaTTCTCAACCAAAAcatgataatataattatatatggtggtggtaataattcacgtttttttgaaaacatcaaattatattcaaattCGAAAAgtttaattcaaattgaaACTATTCAAgaatttaatcaatttataaataaatctaCAATTACAAACGattcaatcatttattttataaaaacattaGAAACATTATCATTGGATAATTTTGCACAAATAACTCTTGAATATAttgaaatcaataaaaaactattacAAATTAATAGTTTATGTAAACATGTATTAATTGTTAGTGATTCAAGAAAAACTAACTATTTAGCATCATCAGTTGTTGGTGCTGCAAGATACTTTGATGAATTccaacaattgaaattacatACGTTAGATTTTGATTATGATTCAActcaaaattatataaattcaaaaaataacaaaatggttcaattcattaatatattaacagattcaaaaacaaatgtTCATAAAGAaatgattataattaataataaagtataTTATGAAATAGTtcaaaaagagaaaaatctaaaattaaaatacaattcagaatcttttgaaaatcaaaataatttaatgtgttcattatcaccaaatttagaatatcaattacaatcaaaacaaattaaattaagaGATAATCAAGTTGAAGTTAAAACAATTGCAACTGGTATCAATtataaagattatttaaattttagtgGTTCAAATAGCAACGGTGATGACAATACAGGTTTACCACAATTTGGATATGAATTTTCAGGTATTATAACAAGAGTTGGTAATAATGTAAAAGATTATAAAGTTGGTGATAATGTATTTGGTTTATCAAATTCTTGTACATCATCTCACATtgttacaaattttaaaaatattcaattaaaacctTCAAAAATAAGTCATATTGAAGCATCATCAATtccaattgattatttagCATCATTTATTAGTTTATTTAATGTTGGtagtttaaatattgaagataatgaatcaattttaattcatttaggTAGTGATGGTTTTGGATTATCaacatttgaaatattaaaatggaaaggttttaaatcaaatttattcgTTACAGTAAATTCAGATGAAACTAAACAATATCTTCTAGATAGATATGGTGATTTTATTAGTGGAATTTATTCAAACACAGATAAAAGTTATGTTACAGAAATAAAAAacgaattaattaaattaggttcaaaaaagaaaggagtagatttaatattaaatacatTACCAAGTGATTTTATGGATTCAAATTTCGAGTTATTAACAAAGAATGCAagaataattgatttaacttcaaatcatttaaatcaaagtgaatttttaaaaaatatcaattttaaatataatcatAGTTACCACAACTTTCAGTTatcattatttcaaaaaaataaaatacaaaaatgtttaaatgaaatttcaaatgctATTGAAAATGGAGAATTAAAAACTATtccaattaaagaatttacaaatttaaatattaaagatgCCATCAAATACATTACCAACGGTaacattgaaaaaattaCAGTTAGCCATGACCATGAAATTTATAGtgatattatttatagataTTTAGATGAAAAAGagttttcaatattaaaatcaaattatcaaattaattcaaataatttaggtaaaaatatattaattacaGGTCAATCAGGTATTATtttagaaatattaaaatggatcattaaatattcaaatattaatacaatAGAAAATGTTATTATTCTTTCAAGATCATCATTAAAATGGGAATTAGagttattaattaatcaaactaaactatcaaataataatattaaatttcatttcaagAGTATTGATGTTGGTGATAGTGAACAAGTTGATAATGCAAtcaatgaaatattaaatgaaaatcaacaaattacaaatattgattcaatatACCATTTTGCATTTCAACAAATTACATGTAAAGTTCAAGAAATCAATATGAAACATTTAGATATTTCACATGGAGCAAAATCAATGGGAGCAATTAATTTAcataatcaatcaattaaacgtaattggaaattaattaattttgttatGGCTTCTTCtgcaatttcattaataggTTCAACAGATTTATGTACATATGCTTGTGCAAATACTCTACTagattcattttcaaaatacaGAGTATCACTTGGATTACCATCTGCATGTATTAACTTTGGATCAATTGAATCTACTGGTTTCGTTTCAAAGAATGAATCAGTTTCAGTATTTTTAGACGGTGGTGGTTTCCATCCAACACCAATCAATCAAGTTTTAGGCCTTTTAgatttacaaattcaaaattctgGTAAATTCACAAATTCAATGCTTTCAAATTTCAAACcctcaaaatttaaaaataatcaacaaatatcattatttctaaaatttgattacttgatgaatttaaaaaacaatagtgaacaaactaaaaaagagaatattggaaataaaaacattGATGAATTATTCATTGAGAAAGTTTCAGAATTATTTTCAACCGatgaatcaaaaataaataaaaatcttaGATTAATCGATTATGGTGCAGattcattaataatagttcaattaaagaattggatagataaagaaattggtattaatttaataacaat comes from Dictyostelium discoideum AX4 chromosome 2 chromosome, whole genome shotgun sequence and encodes:
- the pks7 gene encoding beta-ketoacyl synthase family protein encodes the protein MNNFKNINLIEKGVAIVGIGFRIPSGNNENSISSPDDLFNNLKNGFDGVSSTSERWSDNFHKLGEISSPNAGLLPFNECKSFDPLFFGINPSEAPLIDPQQRLLLKCTWEALEDASIDPISIRGTNTSVFIGSSNIDYLHTNKHQDSVLKNVIAQSTCAISNRISYCFDFNGPSLSIDTACSSSLNAISQGYHSILNGTSDISIVGGVNLILDVETTKAYSYLSMLSKTHGKCKAFDESGDGFTRGECAGVVVLKNLQDAVKDGNRIYCVINGSSSNVDGNGNMDKVNFYSPSKQSQFNNINSAFKSTNEKLSVNEIQYIEAHGTGTKTGDPIETEAISMAFKNRDKSTPILIGSIKSNIGHCEAGSGVASLIKCCLMFKYQCFLPNIHFKNPNPLIKFNEWNLKVVTSPIPFNRKNEKPVSMMINNFGVTGSNCCLLISEFKKQDYEPYENNYKSNNKNILIPFSANSSNSLNQYQSKFKNIINNQFNFIDFTANQIYSKSNYLCQRSVIAASNSNELFEKILNKKQIQTKNSIISNMSFKGKNPITIFVFSGQGSQYPKMALELYNNEVIFKKSIDLINSKLSKYYGYSVLEKLRSIGDDDTTSIHDPNISQPAVCMISVSLFELYCHWGVNPSFILGHSLGEISASYCSGMIDLDTFCYTVYHRSIAQTKTHGNGRMLSINISDEEFKSMYSQKYPQIEIACYNSPQSIVVAGNESILNEISKELKEKEIFTAMLGSLSSFHTSSQQCTKDSVLKLNIQSNQPKVPIFSTVTTNLFNESNRFNSQYVYDNIINPVRFTQTISNIYKHIESNQLNNDIVFIEIAPHPTLSFYIKQMVPSSLNESVSVYSALHKKKNDVEEFQQTISNLYCQNGYNINFKCQFNNKKSNKKIDLPLYQWSDETYFAQTQTLEQHREEGPPIDHLGISNSFISPFNNSYKTLIDINNKPFQYLKGHMVKGKYYFPGCGYIDNIIQLYKNQDIFISFIEFKTPLILIEGINQCLQTNIQQTGKSEYRAQFHFKDQKSNQWTQSSNSNFQLLDHGNDIPSNYNIEEIIKNKCNLSKLTKNELYTHIKSKTGLNYTGVFKGVTECYIGDNCSLSVVSLESQTNSFLNIPILDTCLHGMLVLINDQCQIVFDKTIGFKYYSSNIPAYFKENKDCFYVYSHLKSKSADSYHGSIIVMLSDGSVLYEIQEVVCKSLIPIKDSLKIEYPNDELYKVHLQSKDSQIPTPSYFKSIIYENDSFHSIVNIPEDLFKYISTLFYKDIIKRCPEININKINSHSVNEIISSFSKISKHERLFRFVFETIKENGILNSLEENDDAYFEFNELVIKSSRIISKLLFPLENDNDNEDLPQSLFQNGLMDKFYKCNNFKKKNQIISHVIKHSIKEIINNNIIIRILEFGGGTASLSVEVIGEIVTLLQENPNYQVEIEYTWSDISPAFIADAKNKINKIINDAAITNGLNVIYLPLTIGESLIETQSIKPSYYDFVIMSNVLHVVKDIKQVVEQMYQLLTPNGQLVFVEPPYKSILIDSIVGSFDQWWSFTDTDIRKDRCGMSQQSWYQLLKTCNFKDIVMSKECIFGSVIQAQKPPISLLNSQPKHDNIIIYGGGNNSRFFENIKLYSNSKSLIQIETIQEFNQFINKSTITNDSIIYFIKTLETLSLDNFAQITLEYIEINKKLLQINSLCKHVLIVSDSRKTNYLASSVVGAARYFDEFQQLKLHTLDFDYDSTQNYINSKNNKMVQFINILTDSKTNVHKEMIIINNKVYYEIVQKEKNLKLKYNSESFENQNNLMCSLSPNLEYQLQSKQIKLRDNQVEVKTIATGINYKDYLNFSGSNSNGDDNTGLPQFGYEFSGIITRVGNNVKDYKVGDNVFGLSNSCTSSHIVTNFKNIQLKPSKISHIEASSIPIDYLASFISLFNVGSLNIEDNESILIHLGSDGFGLSTFEILKWKGFKSNLFVTVNSDETKQYLLDRYGDFISGIYSNTDKSYVTEIKNELIKLGSKKKGVDLILNTLPSDFMDSNFELLTKNARIIDLTSNHLNQSEFLKNINFKYNHSYHNFQLSLFQKNKIQKCLNEISNAIENGELKTIPIKEFTNLNIKDAIKYITNGNIEKITVSHDHEIYSDIIYRYLDEKEFSILKSNYQINSNNLGKNILITGQSGIILEILKWIIKYSNINTIENVIILSRSSLKWELELLINQTKLSNNNIKFHFKSIDVGDSEQVDNAINEILNENQQITNIDSIYHFAFQQITCKVQEINMKHLDISHGAKSMGAINLHNQSIKRNWKLINFVMASSAISLIGSTDLCTYACANTLLDSFSKYRVSLGLPSACINFGSIESTGFVSKNESVSVFLDGGGFHPTPINQVLGLLDLQIQNSGKFTNSMLSNFKPSKFKNNQQISLFLKFDYLMNLKNNSEQTKKENIGNKNIDELFIEKVSELFSTDESKINKNLRLIDYGADSLIIVQLKNWIDKEIGINLITIQQLQNNTINISIKMILNSLMKNNQCGREI